The following are encoded in a window of Hemicordylus capensis ecotype Gifberg chromosome 12, rHemCap1.1.pri, whole genome shotgun sequence genomic DNA:
- the FKBP6 gene encoding inactive peptidyl-prolyl cis-trans isomerase FKBP6: METEEDLFGRHNANGRRLQAGGAEPGEGERGGSSYQWLGRRMQDISGDRGVLKEIIRAGSGEIVPPNASVLVKFSGYLEYMDRPFDTNCFRRNPRLMKLGEDITLAGMALGLVTMKKGELARFLFKPNYAFGAMGCPPMIPPNATVLFEIELLDFLDSEESDQFFNLTREQQKGFPLQKVLKVAATEREFGNYLFCQKHFVDAKERYKRASSILLRVNAEKAEQAEVDAAKLLVFLNLSFTYLKLQLPARALAYGEKALEVDQKNAKALFRCGQACLSLAEYERARDFLVKAQREQPFNHDINNELKKLASCYSDYMTKEKEMCCRMFGPLRPPPPGAELKSAAMQKKGALP, translated from the exons ATGGAGACAGAGGAGGACCTCTTTGGGCGCCATAATGCCAACGGGAGGCGGCTGCAGGCGGGCGGAGCAGAACCAGGAGAAGGAGAGCGCGGCGGG TCTTCTTACCAATGGCTGGGTCGACGGATGCAGGATATTTCTGGCGACAGAGGAGTATTGAAGGAGATTATCCGTGCTGGCTCTGGTGAAATAGTGCCCCCTAATGCTTCAGTCCTAG TGAAGTTTTCTGGGTACTTGGAATACATGGACAGACCCTTTGACACAAACTGCTTCCGGCGCAATCCCAGGCTTATGAAACTTGGAGAAG ATATTACTCTAGCGGGTATGGCGCTTGGACTGGTGACGATGAAGAAGGGAGAACTGGCGAGGTTTCTCTTCAAGCCTAATTATGCCTTTGGAGCGATGGGCTGCCCGCCTATGATCCCTCCCAATGCCACAGTTCTGTTTGAGATTGAGCTTTTGGACTTTCTGGACTCGGAAGAATCAGACCAGTTCTTTAATCTGACTCGG GAGCAACAGAAGGGGTTCCCGCTCCAGAAGGTGCTGAAGGTGGCGGCAACAGAGCGGGAGTTCGGCAATTACCTCTTCTGCCAGAAGCACTTCGTGGATGCCAAAGAGAGATACAAGCGT GCCTCGTCGATCTTGCTCCGTGTGAATGCTGAGAAGGCCGAGCAAGCTGAAGTAGACGCTGCCAAGCTGCTGGTTTTCCTGAACTTGTCGTTCACGTACCTGAAGCTGCAGCTCCCGGCCCGAGCGCTCGCCTACGGAGAGAAGGCCTTGGAAGTCGACCAGAAGAATGCCAAAGCCCTTTTCCGGTGTGGTCAG GCATGCCTCTCTCTGGCAGAGTACGAGAGAGCTCGAGATTTCCTGGTCAAAGCTCAGAGGGAACAGCCTTTCAACCACGACATCAACAACGAACTGAAAAAGCTGGCCAG CTGTTACAGTGATTACATGACGAAGGAGAAGGAGATGTGCTGCAGGATGTTTGGACCCCTCCGCCCTCCTCCCCCAGGAGCAGAATTAAAG AGTGCTGCTATGCAGAAGAAAGGAGCTCTTCCATAA